In Bacillus sp. Marseille-Q1617, a genomic segment contains:
- a CDS encoding UDP-glucose/GDP-mannose dehydrogenase family protein, giving the protein MKISVIGAGYAGLVTGVSFAEISHNVTVLDIDALRIDMLKSGRSPLYENGLEEMLQKQLAKGNISFTTEYDDAIPQAEVIILAVGTPSNEDGTCNLSAIKAAAHGIGAHLTRHDTIIVTKSTVPVGTNQSIKEWIKDSLSVPVQFSIASNPEFLREGSALHDTFHGDRIVIGTECDQTATKLEEMVKPFNIPILHTSVESAEMIKYASNAFLATKISFINEIATLCEKTGGNIEDVAKGMGMDHRIGPHFLQAGIGYGGSCFPKDTNALVQLAGNVEHPFELLKSVITVNTQQQKRLITKAKTHFQSLRDKKAGILGLSFKPNTDDMREAASIEIINELLAYGVEVTVFDPAAMTNARSILGNAVKYGEHCLDAIEDQDMLFIVTEWEEYKVLRLRTIAGLMNNAAIFDGRNCFTLEEANEAPVDYYSIGRPTVLNVSNSVKK; this is encoded by the coding sequence ATGAAAATTTCAGTGATTGGTGCCGGTTACGCCGGTTTGGTGACAGGCGTATCTTTCGCAGAAATCTCACATAACGTCACAGTTTTAGACATTGACGCCTTACGGATTGACATGTTGAAGTCCGGCCGCTCCCCACTGTATGAAAACGGTTTGGAGGAAATGCTCCAAAAGCAGCTGGCTAAAGGGAATATCTCGTTCACAACCGAATATGACGATGCCATTCCCCAGGCGGAAGTCATCATTCTTGCAGTAGGAACACCATCTAATGAAGACGGTACTTGCAACCTGTCCGCAATAAAAGCGGCAGCCCATGGCATAGGTGCCCATTTAACCAGGCATGACACCATCATTGTGACGAAAAGCACAGTTCCTGTCGGTACAAATCAAAGTATTAAAGAATGGATAAAAGATTCTTTGTCAGTGCCTGTTCAATTCTCCATAGCTTCCAACCCTGAATTTTTACGGGAAGGGTCTGCCCTTCACGACACGTTTCACGGCGACCGTATTGTCATCGGTACGGAGTGTGACCAAACTGCAACTAAGCTAGAAGAAATGGTGAAACCCTTCAATATACCCATACTGCATACTTCTGTGGAAAGTGCAGAAATGATCAAATATGCGTCAAATGCTTTCTTGGCTACGAAGATCAGTTTTATAAATGAAATCGCCACACTTTGTGAGAAAACAGGCGGTAACATTGAAGATGTCGCAAAAGGCATGGGGATGGATCATAGAATCGGCCCTCATTTCCTGCAAGCCGGGATTGGCTATGGGGGTTCCTGTTTCCCAAAAGACACGAATGCCCTTGTGCAGCTTGCAGGGAATGTGGAACATCCATTTGAGCTGTTGAAATCCGTGATCACAGTGAATACCCAGCAGCAGAAGAGGCTCATAACCAAAGCAAAAACACATTTTCAATCATTAAGAGATAAAAAAGCAGGCATACTCGGACTTTCGTTCAAACCCAATACGGATGATATGCGAGAAGCTGCTTCAATTGAGATCATCAATGAACTTCTGGCATATGGCGTTGAGGTGACCGTCTTCGATCCGGCTGCCATGACAAACGCCAGGTCTATCCTGGGGAACGCAGTCAAATATGGTGAACATTGCTTAGATGCGATAGAAGATCAAGATATGCTCTTCATTGTGACAGAATGGGAAGAATATAAAGTGCTCAGACTTCGGACCATAGCCGGTCTCATGAATAATGCCGCTATATTTGACGGACGCAATTGTTTTACGTTGGAAGAAGCAAATGAAGCGCCAGTTGACTATTACTCCATTGGAAGGCCAACTGTATTGAATGTCAGTAATTCTGTAAAAAAATAA
- a CDS encoding prepilin-type N-terminal cleavage/methylation domain-containing protein: MVVNEKGVTLIEILAAVTILSIILVSIFRLFPQVGMMNQQNELKIKGMHMAKGVLVEWSDRSDVRSFLLDEDTGSSPEGFQAAESATEDYYLFIIEESSFEKHIKINKLPSLENGAGKTYLIQVELLDKRGTLVSKTFGYISLEGEQP, from the coding sequence ATGGTCGTAAATGAAAAGGGAGTTACATTAATTGAAATATTGGCGGCTGTCACGATTTTGTCGATCATTCTTGTATCCATCTTTCGTTTGTTCCCGCAGGTGGGGATGATGAACCAACAGAATGAATTGAAGATAAAAGGGATGCATATGGCAAAGGGAGTGCTGGTTGAGTGGTCCGATAGGAGTGATGTCAGGTCCTTTCTTCTTGATGAAGATACGGGTTCATCTCCGGAGGGATTCCAGGCAGCAGAATCTGCTACTGAGGATTATTATCTTTTTATCATTGAGGAATCTTCCTTTGAGAAACATATAAAAATAAATAAATTGCCCAGCTTGGAAAATGGAGCAGGAAAGACTTACTTAATACAAGTTGAATTGCTGGATAAGAGAGGGACTCTGGTGAGTAAGACGTTTGGATATATCTCTCTGGAGGGGGAGCAGCCTTGA
- a CDS encoding type II secretion system protein, protein MTDEKGVTLIEVLAGLAILTVIGLVLWNVFFQGLYYSKKAESDISLQQEANIISMKMTRIHQTSKSYSVESEQCKVKVDYTPSSTNKPPKETTFSHSKLCISANQVDKVIPSNEEFELFLTIYDKQRPENEFKLRTTLYRLREG, encoded by the coding sequence TTGACTGATGAAAAAGGGGTAACATTAATTGAAGTGCTGGCAGGATTGGCCATCCTCACCGTCATTGGTTTGGTCCTCTGGAATGTATTTTTTCAAGGTCTTTATTATTCCAAAAAAGCGGAGTCGGACATTTCCTTACAGCAAGAAGCGAACATTATTTCCATGAAGATGACCAGAATTCATCAAACATCTAAATCATATTCAGTTGAAAGTGAACAATGCAAAGTGAAAGTAGACTATACACCCTCATCAACAAACAAGCCTCCAAAGGAAACTACATTTTCACATTCAAAGCTGTGCATATCCGCAAACCAAGTGGATAAAGTGATTCCAAGTAATGAAGAGTTTGAATTGTTTCTCACAATATACGACAAGCAGCGGCCGGAAAATGAGTTTAAACTTCGTACGACGTTATATAGATTGAGAGAGGGATGA